The Campylobacter sp. CNRCH_2014_0184h genome has a window encoding:
- a CDS encoding fumarate reductase flavoprotein subunit: MNIQYSDALVIGGGLAGLRAAIEVAKSGQSVTLLSICPVKRSHSAAVQGGMQASLGNSVKGEGDNEDVHFADTVKGSDWGCDQEVARMFAQTAPKAVRELAAWGVPWTRVTKGPRTVVINAQKTTIEEKEEAHGLINARDFGGTKKWRTCYIADATGHCMLYGVANEAIKHQVKIIDRMEAVRIIHDGKKCLGAIARDLTNGELIAYVARGTMIATGGYGRIYKQTTNAVICEGTGAAIALETGLCRLSNMEAVQFHPTPIVPSGILLTEGCRGDGGILRDVDGYRFMPDYEPEKKELASRDVVSRRMMEHIRKGKGVKSPYGDHLWLDISILGRAHVEKNLRDVQDICKTFNGIDPADEGPKGWAPVLPMQHYSMGGIRTKPTGESQWLNGLFACGEAACWDMHGFNRLGGNSCSETVVAGMIVGDYFAQYCKENGNDIDTNIVKSFLSKEYDYLKSLVSKEGKHDVFEIKNRMKDIMWEKVAIFRTGQGLEEAVKELEELYQKSLDLKVHDKELKCANPELEEAYRVPRMLKIALCVAYGALLRTESRGAHYREDYPKRDDLNWMKRTNTYWVEGESMPRVEYEDLDIMKMEIPPAFRGYGAKGNIIENPLSEKRQAEVDAIREKMEAEGKGRYEIQHALMPYELQAKFKAPNQRIGVDYE; this comes from the coding sequence ATGAACATACAATATAGTGATGCTTTAGTTATTGGTGGCGGTCTTGCAGGTTTAAGAGCTGCTATTGAAGTTGCAAAAAGTGGTCAAAGTGTAACTTTATTAAGTATTTGTCCAGTTAAAAGATCTCACTCAGCTGCTGTACAAGGTGGTATGCAAGCGAGTTTAGGAAATAGCGTTAAAGGTGAGGGAGATAATGAAGATGTGCATTTTGCTGATACAGTAAAAGGATCTGACTGGGGCTGTGATCAAGAAGTTGCAAGAATGTTTGCACAAACTGCTCCAAAAGCTGTGCGTGAGCTTGCTGCTTGGGGTGTGCCTTGGACTAGGGTTACAAAAGGACCTAGAACTGTTGTTATAAACGCTCAAAAAACTACTATTGAAGAAAAAGAAGAAGCACATGGTCTTATAAATGCAAGAGACTTTGGTGGTACTAAAAAATGGAGAACATGTTATATCGCTGATGCAACAGGACACTGTATGCTATATGGTGTGGCAAATGAAGCGATTAAACATCAAGTTAAAATCATCGATAGAATGGAAGCAGTGAGAATTATCCATGATGGTAAAAAATGTTTAGGGGCTATTGCTAGAGATTTAACTAATGGGGAATTAATCGCTTATGTTGCTAGAGGAACTATGATTGCAACAGGTGGTTATGGTAGAATTTATAAACAAACTACAAATGCTGTTATTTGTGAAGGTACAGGAGCTGCTATTGCTTTAGAAACTGGACTTTGTAGACTTTCAAATATGGAAGCAGTACAATTTCACCCAACTCCAATCGTACCAAGCGGTATCTTACTAACTGAAGGTTGTAGAGGTGATGGTGGTATCTTAAGAGATGTTGATGGTTACCGCTTTATGCCTGATTATGAGCCTGAGAAAAAAGAACTTGCAAGTAGGGACGTTGTAAGTCGTAGAATGATGGAGCACATTAGAAAAGGTAAAGGTGTAAAAAGCCCTTATGGAGATCATTTATGGCTTGATATTTCTATCCTCGGTCGTGCTCATGTTGAAAAAAATCTTCGCGATGTTCAAGATATTTGTAAAACATTTAATGGTATTGATCCTGCTGATGAGGGTCCAAAAGGCTGGGCACCAGTTTTACCTATGCAACATTACTCAATGGGTGGTATTAGAACTAAACCAACCGGCGAAAGCCAATGGTTAAATGGTCTTTTTGCGTGTGGTGAAGCAGCTTGCTGGGATATGCACGGATTTAACCGCTTGGGTGGAAATTCATGTTCAGAAACTGTTGTTGCAGGTATGATCGTAGGGGATTATTTTGCGCAATATTGTAAAGAAAATGGTAATGATATTGATACAAATATCGTTAAGTCTTTTCTTTCTAAAGAGTATGATTACTTAAAATCTCTTGTTAGCAAAGAAGGAAAACATGATGTATTTGAAATCAAAAATAGAATGAAAGACATTATGTGGGAAAAAGTAGCTATCTTTAGAACAGGTCAGGGTCTTGAAGAAGCGGTTAAAGAGCTTGAAGAGTTATACCAAAAATCACTTGATCTAAAAGTACATGATAAAGAATTAAAATGTGCAAATCCAGAGCTTGAAGAAGCTTATAGGGTTCCAAGAATGTTAAAAATTGCTTTATGTGTTGCTTATGGTGCGCTTTTAAGAACAGAAAGCCGCGGGGCTCATTATAGAGAAGATTATCCAAAAAGAGATGATTTAAATTGGATGAAAAGAACAAATACTTACTGGGTAGAAGGTGAAAGTATGCCTAGAGTTGAGTATGAAGATCTTGACATTATGAAAATGGAAATCCCACCTGCATTTAGAGGTTATGGTGCTAAAGGAAATATCATTGAAAATCCATTAAGCGAAAAACGTCAAGCTGAAGTTGATGCAATCCGTGAAAAAATGGAAGCAGAAGGCAAAGGTAGATATGAAATTCAACATGCTTTAATGCCTTATGAATTACAAGCTAAATTTAAAGCACCAAATCAAAGAATAGGAGTTGATTATGAGTAG
- a CDS encoding fumarate reductase iron-sulfur subunit — translation MSRKLTIRAFKYNPLSKISKPHFVTYELEETPFMTIFVCLTQIREKMDADLSFDFVCRAGICGSCAMMINGKPKLACKTLTKDYPDGVIELMPLPAFRHIKDLSVNTGEWFDGMCKRVESWVHNEKETDISKLEERIEPEVADETFELDRCIECGICVASCATKLMRPDFIAATGLLRTARYLQDPHDHRTIEDFYELVGDDDGVFGCMSLLACEDNCPKELPLQSKIAYMRRQLVAQRNK, via the coding sequence ATGAGTAGAAAATTAACAATAAGAGCATTTAAATATAATCCATTAAGTAAAATTTCTAAGCCTCATTTTGTTACTTATGAGCTTGAAGAAACTCCATTTATGACGATTTTTGTGTGCTTAACTCAAATCAGAGAAAAAATGGATGCGGATTTGAGTTTTGACTTTGTATGTAGAGCAGGGATTTGCGGAAGCTGTGCTATGATGATCAATGGTAAGCCAAAACTTGCTTGTAAAACATTGACAAAAGACTATCCAGATGGTGTTATAGAACTTATGCCTTTACCTGCATTTAGACACATTAAGGACTTAAGTGTTAATACAGGTGAGTGGTTTGATGGTATGTGCAAACGCGTTGAAAGCTGGGTGCATAATGAAAAAGAAACAGATATTTCTAAACTTGAAGAACGTATTGAACCAGAAGTTGCTGATGAGACTTTTGAGCTTGATCGTTGTATAGAGTGTGGAATTTGTGTTGCTTCTTGTGCAACTAAGTTAATGAGACCTGACTTTATCGCAGCTACTGGGCTTTTAAGAACAGCTAGATATTTACAAGATCCACATGATCACAGAACCATAGAAGATTTTTATGAATTAGTGGGTGATGATGATGGTGTGTTTGGATGTATGTCTTTACTTGCATGTGAAGATAATTGTCCAAAAGAACTACCTTTACAAAGCAAAATCGCTTATATGAGAAGACAGCTTGTCGCTCAAAGAAACAAATAA
- a CDS encoding dynamin family protein translates to MSLKETNNPSPQEKGALKTLLKQIWQNHSVYLDTNTLFDESLIDTQKAAILLSTNLDNYERFSALNEFKNLMKSLNLRLDLYGIQYAQVCFINALNLGILDKNELLKALEKLQKITDNTLIYAFVSRQKIIQKDYKQEVKNSHQTLDFINQNLQELCEDEKAQKLLQEALVKFSNIDFSIAVTGVVNAGKSSMLNALLKKDFLGVSNVPETANLSVLKYGKEQKAKMYFWSEEEWQDILKSSKDNQDMQELIKQLEQNFNLNEYIKKENKNIEIKIEELKNYTSAKNKISALIKKIELFSSLDFLKDNVCIVDTPGLDDVIIQRELLTKAYISKADFLIHLMNASQSLSQKDCDFIIECLVTSRVSKLLIVLTKADLLSQKDLQEVINYTKNKLKENLAQKQLSQELLDNVDFVCISSKLANDFYQKKGGNLEQSNILTLEELIAKSLYDKNKIALSAYKKELLLHLEKIEEKIKFSNKMLNYESFEFDKQNQTIINDFKAKKEKLMQVKAELSAIFSTKDENTQEILTLLHLLAKKLKEKLIDELKYNQNNKIKNNTQRLNTIIDTTLKDGIFDLLRELKQQSEYKVNEFKNTLSVKYDFLKAILEQNCDDFKSKVETKIESIFTNDLFMTLKAELLKNLESTQDIYKLESSLENQILEKLQTFNIEKIALDLKNNQEFFTNLELSLNLYEKEQEEQIKDLKDLILQIEQNEQNSKELLEKNNTKLQSLKTLKTELLNAK, encoded by the coding sequence TTGTCGCTCAAAGAAACAAATAATCCTAGCCCCCAAGAAAAGGGGGCTCTTAAAACCTTACTAAAACAAATTTGGCAAAATCATAGCGTTTATCTTGACACAAATACACTTTTTGATGAAAGTTTGATTGATACTCAAAAAGCAGCAATTCTTTTAAGTACTAATCTTGATAATTATGAAAGATTTAGCGCTTTGAATGAATTTAAAAATTTGATGAAAAGTTTAAATTTACGCTTAGATCTTTATGGTATTCAGTATGCACAGGTTTGTTTTATTAATGCTTTAAATTTAGGAATTTTAGACAAAAATGAGCTTTTAAAAGCCTTGGAAAAACTTCAAAAAATCACTGATAATACTTTAATATATGCTTTTGTATCTAGGCAAAAAATTATTCAAAAAGATTACAAGCAAGAAGTTAAAAACTCACATCAAACATTAGATTTTATTAACCAAAACTTACAAGAGCTTTGCGAGGATGAAAAAGCTCAAAAACTCTTACAAGAAGCTTTGGTTAAATTTAGCAATATTGATTTTTCTATCGCAGTAACAGGTGTGGTAAATGCAGGTAAATCAAGCATGCTAAATGCGCTTTTAAAAAAAGATTTTTTAGGTGTATCTAATGTGCCTGAAACTGCAAATTTGAGTGTTTTAAAATACGGCAAAGAACAAAAGGCTAAGATGTATTTTTGGAGTGAAGAAGAATGGCAAGATATTTTAAAAAGTTCTAAAGATAATCAAGATATGCAAGAACTTATAAAACAATTAGAACAAAATTTTAATCTAAATGAATATATCAAAAAAGAAAATAAAAATATAGAAATAAAAATTGAAGAATTAAAAAATTACACTAGTGCAAAAAACAAAATCTCAGCACTTATTAAAAAAATAGAGCTTTTTTCATCGCTTGATTTTTTAAAAGATAATGTTTGCATAGTTGATACTCCAGGACTTGATGATGTGATCATCCAAAGAGAGCTTTTAACAAAAGCGTATATAAGCAAGGCTGACTTTTTAATCCACCTTATGAATGCTTCTCAAAGTCTTAGCCAAAAAGATTGTGATTTTATTATAGAATGTTTGGTAACTTCAAGGGTAAGTAAGCTTTTGATTGTGCTTACCAAGGCTGACTTGCTTAGTCAAAAAGACTTGCAAGAAGTAATTAACTATACTAAAAATAAGCTCAAAGAAAATTTAGCACAAAAGCAGCTTAGCCAAGAATTATTAGATAATGTAGATTTTGTGTGTATTTCTTCAAAACTAGCTAATGATTTTTATCAAAAAAAAGGTGGAAATTTAGAACAAAGTAATATTTTAACACTAGAAGAACTTATAGCTAAAAGCTTATATGATAAAAACAAAATCGCTCTAAGTGCTTATAAAAAAGAATTATTATTGCATTTAGAAAAAATAGAAGAAAAAATTAAATTTTCTAATAAAATGCTAAATTATGAAAGCTTTGAGTTTGATAAACAAAATCAAACTATTATCAATGATTTTAAAGCAAAAAAAGAAAAATTAATGCAAGTAAAAGCAGAGCTAAGTGCTATTTTTAGCACAAAAGATGAAAATACTCAAGAAATTTTAACGCTTTTGCATTTGCTAGCTAAGAAATTAAAAGAAAAACTTATAGATGAGCTAAAATATAATCAAAATAATAAAATCAAAAACAACACTCAAAGATTAAACACTATCATTGATACGACTTTAAAAGATGGAATTTTTGATCTTTTAAGAGAGTTAAAACAGCAAAGTGAGTATAAGGTCAATGAGTTTAAAAACACTCTAAGTGTGAAATATGATTTTTTAAAAGCTATTTTAGAGCAAAATTGTGATGATTTTAAAAGTAAGGTTGAAACAAAAATAGAAAGCATTTTCACTAATGATCTTTTTATGACATTAAAAGCGGAGCTTTTAAAAAATTTAGAATCAACTCAAGATATTTATAAACTAGAAAGCTCTTTAGAAAATCAAATTTTAGAAAAATTACAAACATTTAATATAGAAAAAATTGCCTTAGATTTAAAAAATAATCAAGAATTTTTTACTAATTTAGAGCTTAGTTTAAATTTATACGAAAAAGAACAAGAAGAACAAATCAAAGACTTAAAAGACTTGATTTTACAAATAGAGCAAAATGAACAAAACTCCAAAGAGCTTTTAGAAAAAAACAATACAAAATTACAAAGTTTAAAGACTTTAAAAACGGAGCTTTTAAATGCAAAATGA
- a CDS encoding dynamin family protein: protein MQNDLINDFLKAYENAYCKSFDDSFEGKILAIKNAFLEPSLHLNDVFLKDLEMIIASYKRAINVAIIGQFSSGKSTLLNLILQKECLPTGVVPVTFKPTFLRYAKEYFLRVEYEDGSDEIVDIDELSKFSDQRNELKETKSLHLFAPIELLKNITLIDTPGLNANTTDTLTTFKELSFMHSAIWLSLIDNAGKKSEEDAIKANTKLLERGGICVLNQKDKLSQDELENVLNYAHLVFDKYFEKIIAISCKEAKFDLQKSNLPLLYEYLKELDYECIKKDFIKEKLSNLCELLSNQYDLFQDALEQLELKFNTILQTFKVSNLEQKIKILNHNCLDKLKLVGEKISQEILKFIKEKDSSYYKEAKGLFKKNLYEKVAYKAPYLSSDDAFLAMFYNSEAMSKEFKRLKNEITLEFSQIKDDFSLFFTHLEEQILLFKAQFSNLQKENVLESEKEFASFRSFASASEELFLKDFKQLLFKSQLELDLFLEKLNLKALANYESATKLTLGFFSAKMNASKEFYELDSTEFSLYHPKASEVHQRVLTELNVYEFEDLLLNKPVVLKIYKNYMQSFVDFIEAKRQIILNLKSEFEAKKSMISSIKSQISKL from the coding sequence ATGCAAAATGATTTGATTAATGATTTTTTAAAAGCTTATGAAAATGCTTATTGTAAAAGTTTTGATGATAGTTTTGAAGGAAAGATTTTAGCAATAAAAAATGCATTTTTAGAACCGAGTTTGCATTTAAATGATGTCTTTTTAAAAGATCTTGAGATGATCATAGCTAGCTATAAAAGAGCCATTAATGTGGCCATTATAGGGCAATTTTCTAGCGGTAAATCCACGCTTTTAAATTTAATTTTACAAAAAGAATGCCTGCCAACAGGTGTGGTGCCAGTGACTTTTAAGCCTACTTTTTTACGTTATGCTAAGGAGTATTTTTTAAGAGTTGAATATGAAGATGGTAGTGATGAGATTGTTGATATAGATGAGCTTTCTAAATTTAGCGATCAAAGAAATGAGCTAAAAGAAACTAAAAGTTTGCATCTTTTTGCACCTATTGAGCTTTTAAAGAATATCACGCTTATAGATACCCCAGGTTTAAATGCAAACACCACCGACACGCTAACTACTTTTAAAGAGCTTTCTTTTATGCATAGTGCTATTTGGCTTAGTTTGATTGATAATGCAGGTAAAAAAAGTGAAGAAGATGCTATAAAAGCAAATACTAAGCTTTTAGAGCGTGGTGGGATTTGCGTGCTAAATCAAAAAGATAAGCTAAGTCAAGATGAGCTAGAAAATGTTTTAAATTATGCGCATTTGGTTTTTGATAAGTATTTTGAAAAAATCATCGCAATTTCATGTAAAGAAGCAAAATTTGATTTACAAAAGTCAAATTTGCCTTTACTTTATGAGTATTTAAAAGAACTTGATTATGAGTGTATTAAAAAAGATTTTATTAAAGAAAAACTTAGTAATCTATGCGAACTTTTGTCAAATCAATATGATTTATTTCAAGATGCGCTAGAACAATTAGAGCTTAAATTTAATACTATTTTGCAAACTTTCAAAGTAAGTAATCTAGAGCAAAAAATCAAAATTTTAAATCATAACTGTTTAGATAAATTAAAACTTGTTGGAGAAAAAATTTCTCAAGAAATTTTAAAATTTATCAAAGAAAAAGATAGTAGTTATTATAAAGAAGCTAAGGGTTTGTTTAAGAAAAATCTTTATGAAAAAGTTGCTTATAAAGCACCGTATCTTTCAAGTGATGATGCATTTTTGGCTATGTTTTATAACTCTGAAGCAATGAGTAAGGAATTTAAAAGATTAAAAAATGAAATCACTTTAGAATTTAGTCAAATCAAAGATGATTTTTCCTTATTTTTTACTCATTTAGAAGAGCAAATTTTGCTTTTTAAAGCTCAATTTTCAAATTTACAAAAAGAAAATGTCTTAGAAAGTGAAAAAGAATTTGCTAGCTTTAGAAGCTTTGCTAGTGCTAGCGAGGAGCTTTTTTTAAAAGATTTTAAGCAATTATTATTTAAAAGCCAACTTGAACTTGATTTATTTTTAGAAAAGCTTAATCTAAAAGCTTTAGCAAATTATGAAAGTGCTACTAAGCTTACTTTGGGATTTTTTAGCGCTAAAATGAATGCGAGTAAAGAATTTTATGAGCTTGATAGTACCGAGTTTAGCTTATATCATCCAAAAGCAAGTGAAGTGCATCAAAGGGTATTAACTGAGCTTAATGTATATGAATTTGAAGATTTGCTTTTAAATAAGCCTGTAGTTTTAAAAATTTATAAAAACTATATGCAAAGTTTTGTTGATTTTATTGAAGCTAAAAGACAGATTATTTTGAATTTAAAAAGTGAATTTGAGGCTAAAAAATCAATGATTTCTAGCATCAAATCCCAAATTTCTAAGCTTTAA
- a CDS encoding NAD(P)H-dependent oxidoreductase, which produces MQKVLLLNGAKDFGHSKGRLNTSLHELALKTLQELGSQTQQTHIDQGYDINDEMEKILNADVLIWQMPGWWMGEPWIVKKYIDDVFTAGHGVFYKNDGRSRDDASKKYGSGGLLKNKKYMLSLTWNAPIQAFDDENEFFNGAGVDGVYLHFHKAHEFLGMSALPTFIANDVIKNPQVQEYFTNYKAHLETIFKA; this is translated from the coding sequence ATGCAAAAAGTATTATTATTAAACGGTGCAAAAGACTTTGGACACTCTAAAGGAAGACTAAACACGAGCTTGCATGAGCTTGCACTTAAGACTTTACAAGAACTTGGTTCACAAACCCAACAAACACACATAGATCAAGGCTATGATATAAACGATGAGATGGAAAAAATTCTAAATGCGGATGTTTTGATTTGGCAAATGCCTGGTTGGTGGATGGGTGAGCCTTGGATAGTAAAAAAATACATTGACGATGTTTTCACAGCAGGACATGGAGTATTTTATAAAAACGATGGTAGAAGTAGAGATGATGCAAGTAAAAAATACGGAAGTGGTGGGCTTTTAAAAAATAAAAAATATATGCTTTCACTCACTTGGAATGCTCCAATACAAGCTTTTGATGATGAGAATGAATTCTTTAATGGAGCTGGGGTTGATGGAGTGTATTTACACTTTCACAAAGCACATGAGTTTTTAGGAATGAGTGCTTTACCTACTTTCATAGCAAATGATGTAATCAAAAATCCTCAAGTACAAGAATATTTTACAAACTACAAGGCGCACTTAGAAACAATTTTTAAAGCTTAG
- a CDS encoding gluconate 2-dehydrogenase subunit 3 family protein, translating to MQDNVIDRRNFFKLSLLGGGVVAASAMSGGAILHAAELTHAHKKTQGGSNKIRGKMFFQVQTDFDNLSAACERIYPKDEQGDGAIGLGVPYFIDNQLASAYGYNDREYLQGPFIEGIAEQGYQTPMKRNEIFLEGVKALEIISQKRYKKTFSSLKGVEQDKILVDLEKNKIDFIGFKSSEFFTLLRDMTIAGVLSDPIYGGNDNKNGWRMMQYPGAQMSYIDKITSDEFFDIEPMSLADMEG from the coding sequence ATGCAAGATAATGTCATCGATCGTAGAAATTTTTTTAAATTAAGTCTTTTGGGTGGCGGTGTGGTTGCTGCTAGCGCTATGAGTGGTGGAGCTATATTGCATGCTGCAGAATTAACTCATGCACACAAGAAAACACAAGGAGGTTCAAATAAAATAAGAGGAAAAATGTTTTTTCAAGTGCAGACTGATTTTGATAATCTAAGTGCAGCATGTGAGAGAATTTATCCAAAAGATGAGCAAGGTGATGGTGCTATAGGCTTAGGCGTGCCTTATTTTATTGATAATCAATTAGCTTCAGCTTATGGTTATAATGATAGAGAATACCTACAAGGGCCATTTATAGAAGGAATTGCTGAGCAAGGTTATCAAACTCCAATGAAACGCAATGAGATTTTCTTAGAGGGTGTTAAAGCTTTGGAAATAATATCTCAAAAGCGTTATAAAAAAACTTTTTCATCTTTAAAAGGAGTTGAGCAAGATAAAATTTTAGTTGATTTAGAAAAAAATAAAATCGATTTCATAGGATTTAAATCTTCTGAATTTTTTACTCTTTTAAGGGATATGACAATAGCTGGAGTTTTATCTGATCCAATTTATGGTGGTAATGATAATAAAAATGGTTGGAGAATGATGCAATATCCTGGTGCTCAAATGAGTTATATTGACAAGATCACAAGTGATGAGTTTTTTGACATAGAGCCTATGAGCTTAGCTGACATGGAAGGATAA
- a CDS encoding GMC family oxidoreductase — protein MAEVLKKVDVVTVGAGWTGGIVAAELTKAGLTVLSLERGMMQTTENFAMIHDEWRYGINYGLMQDCSKDTVTFRHNVNGLALPYRKMGSFLLGSNVGGAGVHWNGWTFRFLPYDFEIKTKSFERYGNKLGNDYTLQDWGLTYKDMEPYYDKFEKTCGICGEENPLAEKMGLFRSSPYPQEPLENTKMLKRFEKAAKEMKLHPFRLPAANSKGGYTNPDGQDLAPCQYCAYCERFGCEYGAKASPINTVIPKAMSTGKYTIRTHSNVIEILKKDGKATGVRFVDTRTMKEYIQPADIVVLTSYMFNNAKLLMVSDIGEQYDPNTGKGTLGKNYCYQINMGTTAFFDEQFNTYMGSGALGTTCDDYNGDNFDHSKEKFLHGAMIYSVQLGNRPIQSVPLPKGTPSWGAEFKKALNYNFTRAITVGGQGASLPHKSNYLSLDPTYKDAFGMPLVRLTYNFTDQDRALHKFITDKTAEVAKKMQGVRSIKKGAYLKDYSIVPYQSTHNTGGTTMGADPQTSVVNTYLQHWDMDNLFVVGAGNFQHNSGYNPTDTVGALAYRCAEGILKYHKNDRQLV, from the coding sequence ATGGCAGAAGTATTAAAAAAAGTAGATGTGGTAACAGTAGGAGCTGGTTGGACAGGTGGTATAGTTGCAGCAGAGCTTACCAAGGCTGGCTTGACTGTCTTGAGCTTAGAGCGTGGTATGATGCAAACTACGGAAAATTTTGCAATGATTCACGATGAGTGGAGATATGGTATTAACTATGGTTTAATGCAAGATTGCTCAAAAGATACAGTAACTTTTCGCCATAATGTTAATGGTTTAGCCTTGCCATATAGAAAAATGGGATCTTTTTTACTTGGAAGTAATGTTGGTGGTGCAGGGGTGCATTGGAATGGTTGGACCTTTAGATTTTTACCTTATGATTTTGAGATTAAAACAAAAAGTTTTGAAAGATATGGTAATAAATTAGGTAATGATTATACTTTGCAAGATTGGGGTTTAACCTATAAAGATATGGAACCTTATTATGATAAGTTTGAAAAAACCTGTGGAATTTGCGGAGAAGAAAACCCACTTGCTGAAAAAATGGGTTTGTTTAGATCAAGTCCTTATCCGCAAGAACCTTTAGAAAATACTAAAATGCTTAAACGCTTCGAAAAAGCTGCAAAAGAAATGAAATTACATCCATTTAGATTGCCTGCGGCTAATTCAAAAGGCGGTTATACTAATCCAGATGGTCAAGATCTAGCCCCATGTCAATATTGTGCTTATTGTGAGCGTTTTGGTTGTGAGTATGGTGCTAAGGCTAGTCCTATCAATACTGTCATACCTAAAGCTATGAGCACAGGAAAATATACTATAAGAACTCATAGTAATGTTATAGAAATACTAAAAAAAGATGGTAAAGCTACGGGAGTTAGGTTTGTAGATACAAGAACTATGAAAGAATATATTCAGCCAGCAGATATTGTGGTGCTTACAAGCTATATGTTTAATAATGCCAAGCTTTTAATGGTAAGTGATATAGGTGAGCAATATGATCCAAATACAGGCAAAGGAACTTTAGGTAAAAACTATTGTTATCAAATCAATATGGGAACAACAGCGTTTTTTGATGAGCAATTTAATACATATATGGGTTCAGGTGCTTTGGGTACAACTTGCGATGATTATAATGGGGATAATTTTGATCACTCAAAAGAGAAGTTTTTACACGGAGCTATGATTTATAGCGTGCAACTTGGAAATCGCCCTATCCAATCAGTTCCGCTGCCAAAAGGAACTCCAAGTTGGGGAGCTGAATTTAAAAAAGCTTTAAATTATAATTTTACAAGAGCTATTACAGTAGGAGGACAAGGCGCATCTTTACCACACAAAAGCAATTATTTGAGTTTGGATCCAACCTATAAAGATGCTTTTGGAATGCCACTTGTAAGACTTACTTATAATTTTACAGATCAAGATCGTGCTTTGCATAAATTTATAACAGATAAAACAGCTGAAGTAGCTAAAAAAATGCAAGGAGTGAGATCGATTAAAAAAGGAGCATACTTGAAAGATTATAGTATAGTGCCTTATCAATCTACACATAATACGGGTGGAACTACTATGGGTGCTGATCCTCAAACAAGTGTTGTTAATACTTATTTGCAACATTGGGATATGGATAATCTTTTTGTTGTTGGTGCGGGAAATTTTCAGCACAATAGTGGTTATAATCCTACTGATACAGTTGGAGCTTTGGCTTATCGTTGTGCAGAGGGTATTTTAAAATATCATAAAAATGATAGACAATTAGTATAG
- the rrpA gene encoding MarR family transcription factor RrpA has translation MEEKCDFTECGFNYTLSLISGKYKMSVLYCLFRYEVVRYNELKRYLGNISFKTLTHTLRELENDDLITRKEYPQIPPKVEYRLAKKGQSLIPILQAMCDWGEANQKEEK, from the coding sequence ATGGAAGAAAAGTGCGATTTTACAGAATGTGGGTTTAACTATACCTTATCTTTGATTTCAGGCAAATATAAGATGAGTGTTTTGTACTGTTTATTTCGCTATGAAGTAGTAAGATATAATGAACTTAAAAGATATCTTGGCAATATTTCTTTTAAGACTTTGACACATACTTTAAGAGAGCTTGAAAATGATGATTTAATCACGCGTAAAGAATACCCACAAATCCCTCCAAAAGTAGAATACCGCCTTGCTAAAAAAGGTCAAAGCTTGATCCCTATTTTACAAGCGATGTGTGATTGGGGTGAGGCAAATCAAAAGGAAGAAAAATGA
- a CDS encoding lipocalin family protein, with amino-acid sequence MIELLDGINLEKYMGTWLEMARKPAFFQKTCKSAKAEYELEYEGSTPIIKVKNICTKENGEISQANGKARVKSPRALAVKFSIFMNIFNKPNYEIIYIDTNYQVSIVGSPDKKYLWILSREILAKEQINSLLEIAKQRGFDTSDVIFDEY; translated from the coding sequence ATGATAGAATTATTAGATGGTATAAATTTAGAAAAATACATGGGCACATGGTTAGAAATGGCTAGAAAACCTGCTTTTTTTCAAAAAACTTGCAAAAGTGCTAAAGCAGAATATGAGCTAGAGTATGAAGGCTCTACACCTATAATTAAAGTCAAAAATATATGCACTAAAGAAAATGGAGAAATCTCTCAAGCAAATGGCAAAGCTAGGGTAAAATCACCAAGAGCTTTGGCGGTTAAATTTAGTATTTTTATGAATATTTTTAACAAGCCAAATTATGAGATTATTTACATTGATACAAATTATCAAGTTTCTATCGTAGGTAGTCCTGATAAAAAATATCTTTGGATTTTATCAAGAGAGATTTTAGCAAAAGAGCAAATAAACTCTTTGCTTGAAATAGCCAAGCAAAGAGGTTTTGATACTAGCGATGTGATTTTTGATGAGTATTAA